In the Arachis ipaensis cultivar K30076 chromosome B04, Araip1.1, whole genome shotgun sequence genome, AAGAATTTTTGGATATAATATGATTAAATATGTATCAAAAATACAAGGATTATAGCTCAATTTGGTAGAATATTTTGTTTATACGCGCGACAATGTTTTCTTTTAAAGAAATTTATCATGTAATTAAAAGagttgatttttttgaaaaatcgatGTCTTATTCCATTTTAgagaacaaaacaaaaaaataatagtcTGAAAAAAGGTTAAGACGGCCAATAAAATTCATCATTGATTTAAAATATTGATAAGGTGAATACAAGAAAAACGTGAACCAAATTATGGATTTTACTAATGATTATATGCATACACTCGTTTTTTTTTCTCTAATGAACGTCATATATATAAGTCATAATTTTGTTtcattctttatatatatatgaccCGCATCTTTGTTCCTGTTAGATAATTCACATGCATACACATTTCAATCTCAATTACTAAATACTAATACATAGTTAAGAAAATTTGAATACAGTTGTCAAAGCATAACTAGTAATTAATAAGCAAGGTAAGGGAAGTTGGATGCCTCACGAAAACAAAAATTTGGATCatagtaattaattaatatacCCTTCTGATTATGATTATATTTTTGCAGCAGAAATATCACGCTAGCTATGGCTAATTTAGTATAGTATTATACTGTTGGCCGTGTCTGAATATGAATGAATTGGAGTTAGAAGTCACTTCACTTCAATTGCATGAAAATTGCATGGTGCTAATAAAGGAAATATTCTCCAGGAATTGTGACCTTGAAAGTAATGGTGGTTTTGTCAACGGTGGGTTCTTATAATATGATGGCAATGCTAGAATTTGATAAGGGAGTTGAATTAAGTtagtttcaaaaattaaatccttTAAGTAATTTTTGTAGAAGTTGAGGTTAtaaaaatatttggtaaccaaagaaaatcagccaaaaacagcctgaacttgttttatttagcattcattaattgtcgtgacaattaatgaatgctaaataaggcaagttttggctatttttttttgtctccctagcaTTACCCAGGTTATATATTTGTGTTTTGTCTCTAAAACtagaatagaatagaataaagaaaaagagaattacataagtatataTTTTGGTTCGATTTTTATGTGTAAAGAAACTTACATTCAATTTCCACTACAATTATGGTGGACTTTAAACTATAATCAAATTCATTACATGCATCAATATAATTGAATTACAACCTAATTCATCTAGTATCAActactaaatttttaaaagaaatttagTAACTACCAAGTATTATCCAtacttaataaaagaaaatccaaCTTGATTCAACAACTACCAAGTCATATCCCAATTTGCATTGACAATCGAACTAATCCTAGTTCAATCAAACTAAATACACAGAAAATTAATatgattttttcaaattttttttttgtcattttcactcatgactttttttctttttcatctcaTCATAAtttgtctttctttttatttACACAAAGATAATCACCAGAAAAATTAtaacaataaaatcttaaatgaaactaaaaaaaaaaataaataaataattctgcAACATATATGAGATGATGCTCTCAATTTTCACTCTCTTTCTCTCACCTCAATTTTTAGTTGATTACATCCTTATGTATGGGATAATGCTTCCAAAACTTAAGCTAGTGGAGAGAATCAACTCTTGAACATTAAGCCAGctgggttcttcttcttcttcttctgaaaaatcaaagcaaaaaatTAGAGTAGAACGTTACAATGATGCTGAAGAAAAGGGTAGCAACAGTAGAGTCAAAGTCATGATGCATTCAAAGTGTTTTTGCGAAATCAACACTCTTAATATTAAGTTTTGGCTCCAAATTTAATTTCTAGTCTTTGATTTGCAGTACAAAAAAGTAACCTctatttttttcgtttttttctgAATGATAGTGGTTGAAATAGTGTAGCTTCAACAAGTCATTCTACTTGCACAAAAATAATAACATGGCTGTTGCTCTTTGTTTTTAAGTCACTTcagattttgatttgattttaacTTTACCATTTTTGGGTAAAGTTTTAGCAGCACCACCAAAAAGTTTTTCAAAGCTTTGTCCCTATGCTAAACCAATGTACTGGACTTAGATGTTGATATTTGTTTGCATTGATAGTCATATGCCAACCTCAATCCTTTTTTCCAACTGAAATCACTTTAGGCAAAGTGCAGCATATGTGATTCTTTGCTAGTGACTTTGTTGGATCAAGTTTGAAGCTTCGTATTCCAATTTCATGTCCAAAGATCAGCCCAATATAGCTTAGCCTATTTTTGTTGATTTCAACTCTCATGTGGAcctacaaaaaaaaaatgcacaTCAAACCAATTTTTAAACTTTTAACCCAACAAAATACATATATGTCATTACTAAAAATTAAGTTATTGTTTCCTAAACTCAACATAATCATTGTCAAGTCATTGTACTACTACTTTTTTGTTTTGcctataatatttaattttattgctCTTTATTCCGTTTTCATGTTCTCCAAACTCTGTTTTAATAGGATAGTAGTTAACTAATTAAGTATATGATTGAGTTAATTAATATACAAGAGACGGATATACGTGCAGACCAAAAAAGGAAAATTTAGAAGggagaaataattaaattaatagagTTTGTATGTGAAGAAAAATTTAGGCAAGCCTAGTGAATGTTGTAACAAACATTTGATACTCAGAACATGTATACATTATTGTCACATATCAACCATCATCTTGGAAAAGCATTTGTCATATAGctagaaaacaaaaatatttgcATGTGTTTTATTGAAATTAAAGCCATTAGCTCTGTGGATGGCAACTGTGAATTTTTTTGTAGTTTGAATATCTGCATTCACTTTTTAATGTCAATCAAACAAACACAATGTTTGGAGTGATCTTATACTGATAGGCCATTATTTAAAGAGGCATTGGTAATTACAAGAAAAAACGTGGTGATTAAAACGAAAATATTTGGTAATCaaataaaattagtcaaaaatagttataacttgtcttatttaatatttattaattgttgcaacaattaatgaatgttaaataagataaattctgactattttttttttgtctttctacTATTTTTGCAGTAAAAATTACGTTGGAGGTTAATAGCATAGTTAGAGCGAAGGTAGGAAGGTCATGCATTGTTGGTGCAAGGAGTTGAATATAATAAATTGCCAATTAGCTTTGTCATTCTCTCCTTGTGTAACGAGTTGCAGTATATATATGCATGTTATAAGAATGAGAGAGATATGAAgatggaaaaagagaaagagagagtgtgTGTGACTGGAGCTTCAGGCTTTCTAGCTTCTTGGCTTATCAAGCGGCTTCTTTTGTGTGGTTATCATGTCATTGGAACTGTGAGAGATTTACGTAAGCGGAAGAAATATGAACACTTATGGAGTCTAGAAGGTGCAAGAGAGAGACTACACCTTGTCCAAGCTGATCTAATGGAAGAAGGAAGCTTCGACAATGCCATCTTCGGATGCAAAGGTGTCTTCCACATAGCCTCTCCTGTCCTCAAGCCTTCGTCAAATGTCAAGGTTTATCGTTGTATTCATAGACACTAAAGCTCATGTGAAtaggaattttaaattaaaacattcTAAAGTTAGACAAAGTCTAGAAGAtcatcatttttattaaaatttggtcaatatTTAATCAGTACAAGAAAAATGAATAATTCTATaccattaaataaaattttaaactattaaaaatatcaataataattaattaatgattatAAATCACAAAACTTCTCTAATACTCCTCTTAAAGTTATATTGTAACAGGCGGAGATGTTGGAGCCGGCTCTCCAAGGTACTCTAAACGTGCTGCGTTCGTGTAAGAAGAATCCGGAGCTGCGTCGAGTGGTATTAACCTCATCTTCTTCAACTCTTAGGGTCCGAGACGATCTTGATCCAAAAGTACCTCTAGACGAGTCTTCATGGAGCTCCTTGGAGCTCTGCAAAAAACTGCAGGCATGGTACGTGATGTCCAAGACAATGGCGGAGAGAGCGGCATGGGACTACTGCAGAGAGAATGGGATCGATTTAGTGACCATTCTACCCTCGTTCGTCATTGGACCAAGCTTGCCGCCAGATCTGTGTTCTACGGCATCTGATGTGCTAGGGTTGCTCAAAGGTGAAACCGAGAGATTTCAATGGCATGGAAGGATGGGATACGTTCACATTGATGACGTGGCGCTCTGCCATATCCTTGTGTATGAGAATGAAGACTCCCATGGCAGATACCTTTGCAGCTCTGTTGTGATGGATAATGATGATTTGGTTGCTTTGCTTGCAACTCGTTATCCTACTCTCCCTATTCCTAAATGGTTCGTAGCTAATTATGTTTATTAAGTTTAATTTGGGTTTAAAGTGAATTATTAAACAGCATTAGTTGGATTTTCAGGTTCCAGAAACTAGATCGGCCGCATTACGATCTGAACACATCAAGGCTGAGGAGTCTGGGATTCAAGTTTAAGTCAATAGAAGAAATGTTTGATGACTGCATTGCATCGTTTGTTCAGCAAGGCCATCTCACACTTCAACCTGCAGCTCCAATTTAATCATCAACCTTGGATCTATACATTGTTGCTTCAGAATGATTATTGTTGTAATCTAACACCAAGTTATCCATCACTTAATAAAGTAGTTGTCAAGTTCATGGGACTGATTTTCATGGATGAATTATATAACATCAATCATCAGTGTAATTGcatatgaattatttttttatttataaccaCCTTTCTGGCCAAGAAATCAAAGTTGTTGTACTTGTTACTTGTTAGGTTAGGCCTTATAAACAGTGGATAGAAAtaatccaaaagaagaaaaagaggaaggttGCGTGGTAAAATAAGATGAGTCACATGTCTAGAAAACTAGTAGAATAGAGGCTGCTTCTTGTTgactcaaaacaaaaagaaagaatttATATATACACGTTCCGAAGTCTGAATTCTTAAAGCCAGGGGTTACATATACATATACTAGTAACTAGCTTGCTACTTCAGAAACGAATATGAATCAAAGGCTTCTCAGATTGTGCCCTGACATGGTTCTTGATGAGAATAAGAAATTCGAGACACCGGTTCACGAAGCTTGCAGGGAAGAGAATATCAAGATCTTGAAAAGTGTCCTACTATTCATGTGCCAGAAAAGTGTAAATAACTGTGTAAATTAATGAAAAGATCTTGAATAgtgtttaaattaatttttttaatttttattttaaaatttaaaaatttaagataataaaattttttttcaataatagaCTTATTTTTCAATTAGTTGACTAAAATTGACTTTATCCCTAGTTAGTTTTTAGGAGAACCATTTATTTAATTAAGAAATATTAGGAGGCcagtaatttttttgttttgtaactatcaattgatcattaataatatttttgataGTGTGAAATTACATCCAATAGTATAAAATCACTCgcaccaaattttttaaaaaatgttggCCCTgtactttttctatttaatttcctACTGCTAATAAGTTGCTGTTGCCTTTTATTTCATTTGATAGTTCATAGTAGCATTATTCATGccatcatgtcttcctttatctTCTTTATGACTTgaatacttttacatgtccttccAACATCACTTTACTGGCTGATGAAAGTTTAAATTTATATACTTTAAACACTTTAGAAAGTTGTATGTATTCCACTAgcactttgattttttttttttttaaataattttggaCCTGCGTATGTCTTATTTCGCTCCGTTCAAATAATGCAAAtgtttaaccaaaaaaaaaaataatgcaaaTGGTGAGACTGACATAGTGATTAGTGAGATATATATTCCATATTAATCAAGATTTTCTTTTCTCTGGCTATCTGATGATAATTTATCAGGGACTAAAAGTAACACATCCACCAAAAAACAAGAACACTGATATAGTAGTGATGTGATATTAATAACTGAATTATTGAAGTAATCCAATGAACCTTC is a window encoding:
- the LOC107636920 gene encoding tetraketide alpha-pyrone reductase 1-like; its protein translation is MKMEKEKERVCVTGASGFLASWLIKRLLLCGYHVIGTVRDLRKRKKYEHLWSLEGARERLHLVQADLMEEGSFDNAIFGCKGVFHIASPVLKPSSNVKAEMLEPALQGTLNVLRSCKKNPELRRVVLTSSSSTLRVRDDLDPKVPLDESSWSSLELCKKLQAWYVMSKTMAERAAWDYCRENGIDLVTILPSFVIGPSLPPDLCSTASDVLGLLKGETERFQWHGRMGYVHIDDVALCHILVYENEDSHGRYLCSSVVMDNDDLVALLATRYPTLPIPKWFQKLDRPHYDLNTSRLRSLGFKFKSIEEMFDDCIASFVQQGHLTLQPAAPI